AGTACATTGATGGTAATAAGTCTCTTTTCCATAAGATGCTCCTTGTGTAATTGTAGGCAATATTGCTAGCATCTGACTGCAACCCTCGATGGCTGACAAAACATCTGCCAGCTCTGGCTGCTTCAAGGAATGTGCCGCTCAtctttataaaagataaaaaggaaGGTTCTTTAAGATTAGGTGAGCTAATTAAGCTGAAAACAGCAATTGCAATTGGAATTAAGGTGAGGAGTCATATTGCATGTGAGTTAGTTAATTTTAGTGCTTCCAAATTTTTCTTCACTTGTGCTTTTTCCAACTACCTTTCGATTTACCACTGGTGCAGGCCAAGGGAAATGCTGTGAATGATCTAATTAAGGAGGTCATTGGTGCCGGTGACAAGATTGTTAGCATAGAAACTTGAGAACTCGAGCTTCCTCAAGCTTTACTGGCCAGATATTAATGCTTTTCTCTTAGTTGGTGCAGAGTCAGAGTATGAGGTGATTCGTTCAATTTGTTACCATAAAAGCATAAAAGGACTATAAAGTACAGGCAGTTGAATATTGATGGAGTCCCATTGCTCAAGGTTGAGGAAACCTTGGATATTTTCTGGGTACACGGACACACGTAAGCTACCACCGCATGTCTGGATGCAGTAATATGATTTTGAGCATTTTGTTTCTGTGAGGAACATGTACATAGAGAttgatttaattgtaatttttattttgttagtaGTTTTGGATTTGACTAGTTTCATCTTACTGCTGCAATCATCCCTATTAAAGGGTTAACTACATGTCTATCATCTGGGTACTTAAGAACATTTGAGTTTGACCACTGATGATATGAACTGAATATTTAAGATATTCTCTGTTATTTGGCACCGGTATTTCATTCTTCCTTGTTCATCATATTTAGCTGTTCCGCCCCTCCTCAAATTGTGGCGTCTCCATTTTCATCACCCCTGAACTCCTTGTCAATATGAGATTGAAGAGACCTACCTATATCTCGTATCCATGtgttaatttgatatttggaCAGTTCGGTACATATGCTAAGATACTTATGATTAAATCCACATTCCCACAATGTAACTTCTTATCAATTTTCAGGAATAGAAATGTTTTGAAACATAAGTTCTAATACGCAGAAACTGAAAAATGGTACATATACAAGGAAGACAACGTATCCACTCGCTTCTGTTCCAgtcaaataatctatatattaatttctatcaaattttagggatagttaaaattaaaataataactattaattaatttagtgtatattattgttattattattaagtataacataaatatagatcaacaaaattatattaaaaaaaaaaaggtgtcCCCAAGTCTTAGCGCTACTATAAATTTGgcacaatattaaaaaaaaattaaaaaaaatggagggTCGTTAGTAGcactatttttacaattttacccATTTTGGGTTATAGttgcaaattattattttttttttataatattataataaaaaaccTCGCATCTGAAAATTCTGTGATACTGCAATCTACAACACTCTTCTTCCCTACCCCCAATTCGAGTTCAACACCACTTTCTCGGCCATCCTCATCACTCTCTCAAGGGATGGCCATCAACTCTCTTTTCTCCTTCCCTTCAACTCTACAAAACAAGCAAtcccttttctctttctcttctctaAACCCAAAACTCAGTTATTCTTCATCTCCAGCATCAATTCCTCACTTCCCAACTCCCCCACTAAGAAATCCAAGAACTATCAGGAGGTCCCTCATCATCGCCCAATCCAAGGACAGCAACTCCGCCGATGCGCCGGACCGGTTAATATCTGCCATCACTTACTTCTACCCCTTCTTCGATGGCATTCAGTACGGAAAATATGTCATCACGCAGTTTTCTCCCTTTCAGGCCTTCATCCAACCATTGGTTCCAGCTATTAGGGTCTTCAAGAGCTTTCCCTTTAATGGGTTCTTGGTATTCTTGACGCTCTACTTCGTTGTTGTGAGGAACCCCAACTTCAGTAGGTATGTAAGGTTCAATACTATGCAGGCTATTGTTCTTGATGTGCTTTTGATATTTCCTGACCTGTTGGAGAGGAGTTTTAGCCCGAGAGATGGGGTGGGGTTGGACTTGATGATGAGCTTGGATAGCACTGTGTTTTTGTTCCTCTTGGTTTGCTTGATTTATGGCTCGTCTTCTTGTTTGCTGGGCCAGCTCCCAAGATTGCCTCTTGTTGCTGATGCTGCTGATAGGCAAGTGCTGTAGATATTATAATTGTCTGCTACTTGCTGATTCTTATGTATTTAGATTGATACATCTGGACATATTAGAATGCTGAGTTTGTTATGATAAGGAAATTTTCACTGATAAGCTGTTAATTCCATAGTTGTGTCTTGTCCTGATATGAAGTCTGGAGTAGTGGTGAATGAATGCTCACTTCTGCTTTCTGAACGGAGGAATTACTGAAAAGGGTTCATTATCGAACTTTGATTTCTCTAATCTGACCTAAGATTGTTGACTTAGCTGGTAGATGAATATCATTCGTGCTAAGTAAGCTGTTGGAGTACATCAAAGTTTTTTGGGGCGTTGTCGAGTTTCTTGACAATGCTTCATATTTGGTGGCTCTTGAACTTGTGCAATGCGAACTTAATAGACTGGGATTAGCTGAATTTGCTGGTAATTGTGCTGGAAGTCTAATGAATTGGCTGACAAAAAGGTGAGATTCTTGATTTAGTGAAATGCTTCTATCTGTTTATGCCTGCATCACTGTGCAGTCTGTGCTGAGAAGTCTCCTATGCCTTGTGTGTAGAGCCTTACTGTGCTGATTCTTCACAAACATGAATCTCATAGTTTTTGTTCCAAAATAAGTTATTGTTATCCCCTTTCAATTAGGCAGCAGTCTCACTTACTGAAGTATTTAAACTCGGAAggatttgtattttctaaTACCACATTATAGAGGGTCTTGCAAAACTTGGTACCATGCTTTTTCGTTGACCAAGTTTGGTACCATATAAAGAGGCCACAGTTGTACAGTACATACTGCTGTTAACTTCTTAACGGAGAAGCCATGTGATGAGCAGATGGCTGTCTGGAGTGTTGGGTGGTAAGAAGTTGCTTGATTAGTACCATACTTTTTAGTTAGCCAAAAATGATATCATATAAATGGACCGTTTGCACGATAGATATCTCAGTTAAGTTTTTAAAGGAATGGCTATTTGATGTGCGTGTTGCCGTCAAGCTTGTTGTTCTGGCGCCCAAATGTGAAGTGAGTCACGCGGTGTTGAAGCTAGGATTAGGTTAAGGGGTGAAATGGAGTTAATGTTGGGGTAAAAAATACCACATTCTCCCCCAAATCGATCTTCCATCTATGAAACCAAACCTTAAGCAAGAATCATCCAAAATCAACCCTAAGTCAGAATCGAGTAAAAATTTGGGTTGAACTTGGATGATTTGTGCTTACGATCAGGATCATGGATGGAAATTCAATTTGTGGGTGAGTgggttcattttttttcccccaaaGCAATAACTCTAAATACCAGTTCCATCATAATAACTATTAACCCAcctctaaatatttttatattagattcAAATCTAGAcccattaaaataattattttatgtataataccCATGGGTGTAGGTATTAGTATGGGCAAAATTCAATACCCCAAATTAGGGGTGGCAGGTGAGTCGAGCCGGCTTGATTTTGAGCTTGAGCTCAGTTTTAATtgttcaccagctcgcgagctAGCTCGTCTCGAAAATACTGTATCAAGCTCGAGCTTGACTCATTGCCACCCCTACCCCAAATTGCATATTTATttgtcattttaattttatcgaatTTTTAAACGTCTACTGAACAATCAACCAGATTTATTGGACATCtaaaaattcttcaattttgtgcattttttttcggtaaatttaattttcataaatagaaaaagatatagtacaacaatcatgaaTCAAATAGTGtttccctcgacaggccaaggaatACGTCACAATCTATAAAGTGCATGTGTATTATCTGAGTTAGCTAATGTAATGCTAAGTATACGATGTCTAACATCCTCTACAATTAAGCTAGCTACAATATTCGGGTTCCGCTCAATATACTCGAATCGTCTAACATTGTTTTTACTTATTGATGTTTTGatagaattttcattttcatttttatttttttggtgacAGCTCCAAATTagatttatgataaattaattaaaaaataacatgatagtttaaaaaaaaaaatacatctgtatataagaaaattacaccAGTTAAGCTCGactaataattgaaataaataaaatgtaattgaatttgaatattgaTTGTGGGCCTACGTATGAGTTTGGTCCTATGTAAGTGAAGCGGGTTTCACTGATGTTTGAGCAACTACATATACATCTTTGCCATTAAATCAAATGCAACGCAATCTCGGCCCAAATGCAGaccatataatttcaaatttgatagAATTGTATAAAGGTGAAGTAGGCATTAGAAGTTTGGAGAATGTGGTGGAAATTTGGGATAGGAGGGTTTGTCGGTGGAGACAATGGAATACAAATGCTTGCGACATGGTATTGCAAGATTCCAGCTGGCACACACACTTTAGGTTAAGGAGCGGCGACAGAATTGCAGCTGTTATTTCATCATCAGGGGAAATTGGTCCCAAACATACTGCCAAAACTACCCACCCTCACGCCCCTCCTTCTGCAACAAAAGAAGAGATGCCTGTGCCTGTGCCTGTTCCTTGGAacatttctcttttcttttgattcaAGTAACCTAACCATCCATCTTTTCTCCTAAACTCAATTACAACTCACTCATTCCTTGTACCACACAAACACACTCTAAGTTTGAGAAGGAGAAGGATCAGTGAACACGGTGTTATTTATGTGTTTCCAATCAGGTTGTCCTTGTCGGTGAGCTTTATCCCCACACATTTGctaaaatcaatcaaattattGAACAACCACTattatcatatcatatatattccCTAATCATGCTGTTGCTGTTGCCGCATTCAATTCAATTCCAaccatttaattatatatatgttcatgtAATGtaaagattattattattaccacAGAAACCTACAAACTCCTCACCATCATTGCTCATGACTCTATTCGGTGGCATTAGCTGTAGTTTACTCCAACTTCCAACTCTTTTTCTATAAACTCCCcaccactctctctctctctctctctccttcctCTTATTACATCTGCCCACACCCCCAACTCCGTTGGAATAACCCTATCTATACATCCACTTCGCTCTATCCCCGCTTTCTTGAGTTTAGCATCATGCTGCAGCTCCGCCTGGTCGCCGCCGCAGCTGCGGTGCTCTTATCGCTTTCCCTTCTCATACTTCCATCTACCACCTATGCCCACAACATTACCCGCATTCTCGACAAGTACCCCGACTTCTCCACCTTTAACCACTATTTGACTCTCACCCAGCTGGCTCCTGAGATCAACCGACGAGAAACAATCACCGTTTGTGCGGTGGACAATGCCCGAATGTCGGATCTGCTCTCCAAGCACCTCAACATAGGCGCCATCAAGAATGTTCTCTCGCTTCACGTGCTCCTCGACTACTTCGACTCCAAAAAGCTACACCAGATCACGGACGGCACCGCCCTTGCCGCCACCATGTTCCAGGCCACCGGCTCAGCCCCCGGCTCCGCTGGCTTTGTCAAT
This genomic window from Sesamum indicum cultivar Zhongzhi No. 13 linkage group LG12, S_indicum_v1.0, whole genome shotgun sequence contains:
- the LOC105174964 gene encoding protein TIC 20-v, chloroplastic codes for the protein MAINSLFSFPSTLQNKQSLFSFSSLNPKLSYSSSPASIPHFPTPPLRNPRTIRRSLIIAQSKDSNSADAPDRLISAITYFYPFFDGIQYGKYVITQFSPFQAFIQPLVPAIRVFKSFPFNGFLVFLTLYFVVVRNPNFSRYVRFNTMQAIVLDVLLIFPDLLERSFSPRDGVGLDLMMSLDSTVFLFLLVCLIYGSSSCLLGQLPRLPLVADAADRQVL